The Hordeum vulgare subsp. vulgare chromosome 4H, MorexV3_pseudomolecules_assembly, whole genome shotgun sequence genomic interval GTTCCTCAAAAAGAAATTGCGCCAAGAGGACTTGTTGGGTGATACAAGCCAAATCTTCAGCCCAAGCTACTTCAGCCATACAAAGGTACAAAGCGACCTAGATTCCTCAAGGAGAACttttatgatgaacatcattatttCATGGGTGCAAATCCCTATGACTCTCCAAGGATAAGGCGCAAAAGGTTCTAGGCTTCAACTCAAATGAACTTCTACGGTGTTGTGCTCTTTGAAAAGAGCAAACTCTTCCGGcaccgtcaaattcctcatgcagatatGAAGTTCATCCCCTGCTTCACAACAGTCCTAAGTGTTCTTCATGATCCTGGCCTCTTGCCATTCTGCATGGATATATGTGACTAGAATGAAGAactaattcttcaattctatggaaCCTTGCACATCTCTGGTGAAGCACAAGATATCAATACATGGGTACTTTACTAGATGCCCGAAGACACACACTACAGTGCTCCTACAACAGAATTGCTTCATGTGGTCCAAGTTGATATTCCCTTAGAATGAGCCAAATGcatctatgaagaatctgaattgCCAAATCATATGATGCAAGTGCTGATGAAGCCTTTAGCTCATGGCAAATctccaagaaccacattcctcatcAAGGACATGCTTTATGTGCCAAGGATGGTCTACCGAATtttgaccaaaaccctcagccCTATCCAGGGTCACAACTTTGAAGAAGAAGATGtggtgggaatcatgaagaatttgttgatcaACATCATTTATGGGATTCCCATAAATCttaatgatttcttcatgaggactttggccaacattGCTCTTTCACCGTTTGAACTGAAGACCTATGTaccatggatcatgaaattcacGAGGGCAAGATCCTCAATTCCTTACAAAGCTGATTTCCAAAATCACTTCAGTTTCCTGCCCCGCTGGAAGTCATCAAGAAAACCTTTGCCCCAATGTATGGTAAGGTCAAGACTGTTATTGATGAAGGATCTCGtccccttgatggacaattttGTCAACCTGCATTTTACTCCACCAATGATGATACTGCATCACAAGATTCTGTTGCAAAAGTCTCAGCTCAAGTTCCTCATGAAACTGCCCCACGCATGATGACTCACTATGAACTTATTCTaactcttcatcagaaggtcgatcgcaatcaaaaGTGGGTAAAGCGCCAGTTTGGTGCAATTCTTCGTGACATGAGTGTGACGCATAATGTTGTGAGGaagaatcactattatcttcatgaaatctttgatcgcacttgggcccttCTGTCGCACCTCAAGACTCCTGAAGAACTCAAAGAGATGGAATTTCAACAGGACTTTGATTGGTCGTTTCCACCCAAGAAGAAATTGAAGAAAGTTCAAGTTCCTCTGCTGATGACCAGCTCGCTTTATTCATCGCGCTCAATGGATGAAGCTAAGGATCTTGACGACACTGCTGCAATCCCTTCATCGACAAACGACCCTCACAAGGTCGGCGCTCCTCCTCGACCAACAAGTTGATATTCTccaggggcgttagtccttaatttcgtcccttttcatcacttgatgacaaagaggGAGAAATTTGAGTTAGTCTTCCAGCGGGTCTACCTATATGGGCTTTGTTTTGATTAATTTGCAACTCTCGTTCGTATGATGTGTTTcattgtatgagttgtaaacttaagtccgGTGGTGGTCATACACTTTTGAACCACTTTTCTTACATGCTTGTTCCCCATGTTAATTAATGTACACATGCTAAATTTTGTCGGACACCAccttccatcatgcatttcaatttcctcatgatatatgttaaatgCATGTATGGACTCcaggatatagggggagatctccatagtGTTAATatacaatgtgcatttgcagtccaaagcaaattcctcaaatatgcacatcttcatggggagtttctctatatcttggaatcaaatttctcaaacttagtacttacacttcatatatttatccccgttgaaaacttaacctatttgtcatcaatcaccaaaatgggggagattgtaagtgcatctagtgctccttagtgattttggtgtatagaggacttataggttaagagacttgtgtttgtgagtgtacacacgctctataagtcgttcaggagtttgagatatttgaagaatgtcgaccttcaaaataaatgtcttcaactgaagactttgatacttttctaaagattttgaaagtgagaaaattggtgtgtccgcgaagatattgatgcgagggCTTTGAAGCCTGAAGATTTTTGTTTTTATagttttatttcctttcttttgagtcattggaacaccgtactgttaaaggggtcgaggtaatactaagaaattttttccaagtgatgctcgtctcaaagcctacacatgcccaatccttcgagtgaaaccTTTGGAAATTGTTTACATTTCAGTCAATTTATTTAGTGatagagacgaagatcttctcgTCTCTAGGGAAGTTGCTCTAACTGAAGAGTTATGATTTCTCTAGTGCGAATttcctacaagtgaggaacatgacagatatgaggactttcatagtttggAAGTTCCGACCATTGTTGTGCTTAGCTCCATCTGTCCCAAAACCTTATCCTCATAACGATCATATAATTGGcgcatttatgtcatatcatgtcgggattgctcccaggctataaatagcagccccccccctacaaccactagctagttggctgctctaaGGGAGAActcgacacttgtcatttgagagcatcctATCCTCTGAGGACTCTGAGAGAAAATCATCTGTGAGGAAAAACCCaaccacccaaaccaaaacccaaaacccaaagtgattgagcatcactcaagagattgttcctgtgtagaACCGACACTTCTTACCTTTCAAGACTCTGCATcttccacacggttaggcgtcaatggtctagagcatccagcagtaaaTTATGGAttatcgggtgaccgagtttgtgagagtttggaagtcttccctgaagacttaccacgagtgctgGGTGAGGTCTCTatgaccttagctcaaggagaatacagtagggactgtgtgtcttttggtttaaatatcaagcagcttcaaaccagacgtacgactatgagagcagttggaactgggtcatcaaatcactgtcttcaccgagtacctggttctatttcctcaacccttctatCTTCTCATTtacgtgttgatgaaattgatcgttactgtttGAAGGATTTGACTAAAAACTttatcaatttcctcatctcaaattcttcagccAACTTGTTCTTCACTTGCTTATCCTCTTCACGCTACTCGCACTCTGTGTTTGCATTATTCCATCATGACGAgcatgcttttgccatgttacaCTTACACATGAGTGCTTATTCCGCTCCAAGTAGTTCGTTACTTAGAAATTTCCTCAGAGAGAAATTCCTGAGTGACGAATTGATAAAAATCACTTATTCactcccctctagtcgatataacacactttcacatTTAATGAATTTAATGATAGAATATTTGCTTCTttggaagagactaatattttgcaggattcTATGGAAGTTGAAATTGTTGAAACTATGATCTCATTAGATGATAAAgacgaggaggagagcgaagaaaaaaagaggaagaacatATTGAACACTCATTCCCaatttctaatgagagtaactctttatAGCATGCATTTTTTAAATTTCCCTTCGTGGTTATaagaggatgaatgctatgtcggTAATTGCTATGACCCCTTGGATTCGATTGAAATATCccatttgatgaacttgatgctttatATGCTTATGGTCAAGATGgaaatatgaatgatgattatggagatgaacttgctaaagTTCCGTATGTTAAAAATGAAATTGTTGTTATTACAccccacatgatagtcctattatcttcttGAACTCTCCCAATTACGCTATAACAGTGAaacttgcacttattaaggattctaTTGATGGGTTACGTTTTATCTTTGCACATGATGATtttaataaatataatataaatgtGCTTGCTACACCTACTTGCAATTATCATAAGGAACCACGTCTCCACCTCTCCATGTTTCTAATACATCAAAATGGCAAGAAACTATCTACACTACGATCTATAGGCATTTTTGATGATTTGGGTTCTAGGCTTGATACGGCTACCAATATTTTCATAGAAAAACAAAGTAATATTTCATGAGCAATTTTGATCACAAGCTTCCGCAATGTGAAAACAAGAAGATGTATGCATTCGATAATGCATATGGAAGAGGTGAGCCGGATAGGTCGGTACCTCAGTGGTAACCTTTCATGAGCCTGGAATAACCGGGATCTCGGTTGCATGGAATGCAGCAACGACCAGCCGTAGATCTTCGGTGCTTTCTCTTCTTGCCAACCTTTCTGGACGAGATGCAACAAGACGAGGTGGTCGACATCGTCGTCAAAAAGCATCTCCGCTATGTGAGAATTATCCGActctgacgatgacgatgaacttCAATCGTCCATCTAAAAAAAATCAATCCACGATTTAATCTAACATATCCCTCGTCACCTAAAATTAAAACACACGAGAACCACTAGAGAGATTGCCTTTGGCCAGTAGCAAATCCAGGCAACCGAGTCTTTTCCCCACCACTGGGAAGTAGGAACCACACCCCTACTTCCCCACAGTCCCACACATCCATGGAAGAGGTGAGCCGGATAGGTCGGTACCTCGGCGGTAACCTTTCATGAGCATGGAATGACCGAGTTCTCAGTTGCACGGAATGCAGCAATGGCTAACAGTAGATCTTTGGTGCTTTCTCTTCTTGCCAACCTTAAATTTCTGGACAAGATGCCACAAAACGAGGTGATCGACATCGTCGTCAAAAAGCATCTCCGCTATGTCAGAATCATCCGActcagacgacgacgatgaactcCAATCATTCATCTAAAAAAATCAATCCACGATTTAATCTAACATATCCCTCGTCATCTAAAACTAAAACACACGAAAACCACTAGACAGTGGCCAGTAGCAAATCCACGCAACCGAGTGTTTTACCCATCGCGCGGCGCCGAAAAGCACGGTGGCGCGAGGATAATCCGTGACGACGGAATAAAGGACGCAAACTTAAATGTCCCTCCCGTTAAGTTGCATGGGAGATAGAGAAAACAACGGAAGAAAGGTTGGAGGGCCGAAATATACTGCTTCCCTCCAAAAATCCAACAGGGCCGTTTCACGTGACGACGATTTTTCTTTTGGGTCAAGTAAAAGGGTGGTTATTATAGCGACCTGAGATCTGCTAGGGATCCTATAATAAGGTAAAAAGACAGCCTATAATAAGGTTAAAAAACAGCCTAATCTAATGGAGTTGCATTAACAGTGTAAACAAGATGATTAACATAGCTTTAACATttcagaaaatagaaaaaatgagttCTGTTATTAAGCATGCAGTCTTTGGCTAACGAGTGGCGGCATGTTGTGCTAACGAGTGGCAATTATGAGAATATGACCCTCAAATGAGAATCAGTCTTAACAAAGTAACCACAAACAAAATCTAAACATGCACACAAACACATCCAGCGTGAAGTATTTAGCAAGACACAAAgtgttattccagatatacaagcATAATTTCAGCATCATTCCCATAATTAAGCGCAGGGGTGGATAATCTGACATAAGCAAGCTAGTAGTACATGTACCGAAGTAAACTATTTATTTGTACCAAGCTCGACTGCACTTTCACCATCTAGTCAAGCTTGACTGTACTTTCACCGTCTCATATACGACACTTTTCGACCAGGGATAGGAGATGTGATCTAGTCCAATGTTGACCAAGAGATCTTGACATCAATGGTCGCGAAACTGAGAGCGAAACTGAAGTCGTCAGTTCCATGCTTACTGGCTGGGCTGAGACAATATCTCCaagcatcaacatcatcatccaaAGAACGGATCCTCAGTTGCAGAGCCAACTTTGTACGCCTGGAAGCAGCGACCACATACTTATCTAGCTCATACCTGTCGgcaacaccagcagcagcatCAGCAGGGAAAACGCCATCGAACAGCTGCATCCCCTGGTGCAAGAGATCACTGACGTAATACGCCCTTACAAGTAGGCCTATGTCTCTGTCCAGCTCCGACGCAGCAATCTGCACCGTGGCCTCCATCGCTGTTTGTAGGAGCGTGTAGCTTATGTCCACCGAGCCATAGTCACCGTCGATGCGTTGCGTGAGCACTTTAGCGTGCGGCGAGCAACCGTCGTAGAACCACACGGCGCCATCGATGAGCTGCGGATCATCCGCTTCATTGTCACCTCTCTTGATCCTCATGTCGAACTCAACAAGTTGCTTGTCATACCACCAGATGCCTCTCTTGGGTCCGGACAACTGTATAAATCCGTCATCTTGTTCCACTCTTGTGCGGTTGAAGATGTAGTTACGCAGATGGTCCCGAGTATCCCGGACAGCCATGAATCCATACACCTTAACTTGGTCACCAGCAGGAGGATACGCCAGCTTCAGTGAAAATATTTGCATCATGGTGCAACTGGCATGTCTTTCACAGGCCCTCCAGTTCAGTGAGCAATCGTCTGATGGCTCCGACCTCATCATTGGCTCCAGCGCAGCTGATCAAGCAGCAATAGGAACATTGTACATGTGTTAGATCCATGATTAAAATCCCTAACCCCAACTCTGATAGAAAGGAACAAAATAAAACAATAGGATGCACATGATATCAGGTGTTCTCCAAAACTAGAAAACAGAATCATAAATTAAATATGATAGCCCTGAACTTACAGATTACCAATACAGTAGTGCAATAATCGCGAAGTTGGTTCAAAGATCATATGATAAGCACGGTTAAAGACTATAAGCACGGACCAATCCATGTGGATTCTATAATAAATTCATGGGCGACAGGCAACCAGTCAGGGCGGGGGGATAATGTTATTGAAACTCATAATTTTTTTCGAGTGATGAGGATGAGACAATTAACCATTTGCAGATGAGGTATGATATGGCTGATCGGTTTTTAAACGTTAACCTTGAGACCATCACAAGTCTGGTTGGTTTCTGGATTAGCACTACAAAGTGTCAACACCGAGGAAGCTGCTGTCATTTGGAGATTATATGGATAAGTATATAAGATAATAAATGGATTGATATTGGACAGGTTTGTATGAAGGTTATCTTGAGAAATGACAGCCATAGGATAGAAGTGTTGTTTCTAACGGGTATCTTTGATACGTGCTAGGAGAACTTGATGAAGAACGAAAGTGCTGGATACCAATATACAGGCTTAGAGGAAGGCCGTgataattactccctccgtcccctaATGTAATAGCTTTTTTTGacactagtgtagtgtcaaaaaacatcttacattatgggacggagggagtatcataatTTTATTCCTGATGGCCATCTTCAATGTGTACTAGGATAACTTAAGTACGAAACTGCCGGGATGGAAGGAGATAAGTTAAGCAAGTGCAAAATTGCTGGTACAGAAGGAGGAGAGAAAAAAAAGGTAtcaacactagtggggacaggacctttagccccggcccataaggggctttagtcccggttcaccaaccgggattaaaggggcGGCACTAaaagcctaacctttagtcccggccctgttccaagccgggactaaaggtgctccacgtgggtgcctcgtagcgccctcaagggcagaccctttagtcctggttcgttacacggaccggggctaaagagtttcagattttgtttatttttgggttttagggttttagg includes:
- the LOC123450817 gene encoding uncharacterized protein LOC123450817 codes for the protein MRSEPSDDCSLNWRACERHASCTMMQIFSLKLAYPPAGDQVKVYGFMAVRDTRDHLRNYIFNRTRVEQDDGFIQLSGPKRGIWWYDKQLVEFDMRIKRGDNEADDPQLIDGAVWFYDGCSPHAKVLTQRIDGDYGSVDISYTLLQTAMEATVQIAASELDRDIGLLVRAYYVSDLLHQGMQLFDGVFPADAAAGVADRYELDKYVVAASRRTKLALQLRIRSLDDDVDAWRYCLSPASKHGTDDFSFALSFATIDVKISWSTLD